A single Chiroxiphia lanceolata isolate bChiLan1 chromosome 25, bChiLan1.pri, whole genome shotgun sequence DNA region contains:
- the ELF3 gene encoding ETS-related transcription factor Elf-3, producing the protein MAGSCEISNIFSNYISAMYQPEEVQPTLDVLGHLGEDSSLGLSLPSSQPPAQSTDKPEWFSELPYFWTKVQVLEWISYHVEKNKYDASSIDFSCCNMDGHALCHCTRDQMRLIFGPLGDELYDRLHEITSDELNWIIDLLEKEDATSQTFLDPIPPELGNSCAKDSLEDMKPTNPFLSTDFTCLPGAMSPGSSDVSGPVMSHSPNSQDSGGSDLDLDAAEAKLFPDDDFTSSKKGDSKHGKRKRGRPRKLSKESRDCLENRKGKHSPRGTHLWEFIRDILIHPELNEGLMKWEDRREGVFKFLRSEAVAQLWGQKKKNSSMTYEKLSRAMRYYYKREILERVDGRRLVYKFGKNSSGWKEEEVLNRNKEL; encoded by the exons ATGGCAGGATCTTGTGAGATCAGCAACATCTTCTCTAACTACATCAGCGCCATGTACCAACCAGAGGAGGTGCAGCCAACCTTGGACGTGCTGGGACACCTGGGGGAGGACAGCAGCCTGGGGCTTAGCCTCCCCAGcagccagcccccagcacagagcacag ACAAGCCCGAGTGGTTCAGTGAGCTCCCGTACTTCTGGACCAAGGTGCAGGTGCTAGAGTGGATCAGCTACCACGTGGAGAAGAACAAGTACGATGCCAGCTCCATTGACTTCTCCTGCTGCAACATGGACGGGCACGCGCTCTGCCACTGCACCAGGGACCAGATGCGCCTCATCTTTGGGCCCCTGGGGGATGAGCTCTACGACCGCCTGCACGAGATCA CCTCTGACGAGCTGAACTGGATCATTGACCTGTTGGAAAAAGAGGATGCGACTTCCCAGACCTTTCTGGACCCCATCCCTCCGG aGCTAGGAAATTCCTGTGCCAAGGACTCCCTGGAGGACATGAAGCCCACAAACCCTTTCCTATCCACAGACTTCACCTGCTTGCCTGGTGCCATGTCCCCAGGCAGCTCTGATGTTTCAG GGCCTGTGATGTCCCACAGTCCCAACTCTCAGGACTCCGGTGGAAGTGACCTCGACCTCGACGCCGCAGAAGCAAAGCTCTTCCCTGACG ATGACTTCACAAGCAGCAAGAAAGGGGACAGCAAACACGGCAAGCGGAAACGGGGACGGCCCCGAAAACTCAGCAAGGAGAGCAGAGACTGCCTGGAGAACCGGAAGGGCAAGCACT CCCCAAGAGGTACCCACCTGTGGGAGTTCATCCGGGACATCCTGATCCACCCCGAGCTGAATGAGGGGCTGATGAAGTGGGAGGACCGGCGGGAAGGGGTCTTCAAGTTCCTGCGCTCGGAAGCGGtggctcagctctggggccAGAAAAAGAAGAACAGCAGCATGACCTACGAGAAGCTGAGCAGAGCCATGCG ATACTACTACAAACGAGAGATCCTGGAGAGAGTCGACGGGCGGCGGCTGGTGTACAAATTTGGGAAGAATTCCAGtggctggaaggaggaggaggtgctcaACAGGAACAAGGAGCTGTAG